One window from the genome of Equus quagga isolate Etosha38 chromosome 6, UCLA_HA_Equagga_1.0, whole genome shotgun sequence encodes:
- the CLN5 gene encoding ceroid-lipofuscinosis neuronal protein 5 isoform X3 codes for MAQAGSAGPGSRGLRGAGAAPERAPWSWTLALLWLAAAAGTPSRRQWPVPYRRFSFRPEPDPYCQAKYTFCPASSPMPVMKGDDVIEVFRLQAPVWEFKYGDLLGHLKIMHDAIGFRSTLTGKNYTMEWYELFQLGNCTFPHLRPEMNAPFWCNQGAACFFEGIDDIHWKENGTLVLVATISGQFASLLSSFPLSENSSYCISV; via the exons ATGGCGCAGGCGGGGAGCGCAGGCCCGGGGAGCCGGGGGCTGCGGGGCGCGGGCGCGGCCCCCGAGCGCGCGCCTTGGAGCTGGACGCTGGCGCTGCTCTGGCTGGCGGCGGCCGCCGGCACCCCCTCCCGGCGCCAGTGGCCAGTGCCCTACAG acGCTTTTCCTTCCGTCCGGAGCCGGATCCTTACTGTCAAGctaaatatactttctgtccAGCTAGCTCCCCTATGCCAGTTATGAAGGGCGATGACGTCATTGAAGTCTTTCGGTTACAAGCCCCGGTATGGGAGTTCAAATACGGGGACCTCCTGGGACACTTG AAAATTATGCATGATGCCATTGGATTCCGGAGTACCTTAACAGGCAAGAATTACACGATGGAATGGTATGAACTTTTCCAACTTGGAAACTGCACATTTCCCCATCTCCGACCTGAAATGAATGCTCCTTTCTGGTGTAATCAAGGTGCTGCCTGCTTTTTTGAAGGAATTGATGATATTCACTGGAAGGAAAATGGGACGTTAGTTCTAGTAGCGACCATATCag GCCAGTTTgcatctctcctttcttcatttccattatcTGAAAATTCTTCCTACTGCATCAGTGTATGA
- the ACOD1 gene encoding cis-aconitate decarboxylase, with the protein MALKSVTESFAKVIHGLSVGHLTDQVIQRSKRMILDTLGVGFLGTSTEVFHKVSEYSKIYSSNMSSTVWGRPDLRLPPTYAAFVNGVAIHSMDFDDTWHPATHPSGAVLPVLMALSEALPPSPKFSGLDLLLAFNVGIEVQGRLMHFSKEANDIPKRFHPPSVVGTLGSAAAASKILGLSMTKCQEALAIAVSHAGAPMANAATQTKPLHIGNAARHGLEAVFLAMLGLQGNKRVLDLETGFGAFYTNYSPKVLPNLDSHTWLLDQQDVAFKRFPAHLATHWVADAAVSVRKHLVTDRALLPVDHIERIVLRIPEVQYVNRPFPDSEHEARHSFQYVACTTLLDGGIAVPSFYERQIHRPQVRELLGKVELEHPQDNLPSFNTLYCEISVTLKDGATFTERADTFYGHWRKPLSQEDLQEKFRANASRMLSCDTVERLIERVESLEDLEDCSALIALLKGPSPPKMMSKSI; encoded by the exons ATGGCACTCAAG TCTGTCACAGAAAGCTTTGCCAAAGTGATTCATGGCTTGAGCGTGGGACACCTGACAGATCAAGTTATTCAGAGGAGCAAGAGGATGATTCTGGATACGCTGGGCGTTGGGTTCCTGGGAACCAGTACAGAAGTGTTTCACAAAGTCAGCGAATATAGTAAA ATCTACAGTTCCAATATGTCCAGCACTGTTTGGGGCCGGCCAGACCTCAGGCTCCCACCAACATATGCTGCTTTTGTCAACGGTGTGGCT ATTCACTCAATGGATTTCGATGACACCTGGCACCCTGCCACCCACCCTTCCGGAGCTGTCCTTCCTGTCCTCATGGCTTTATCAGAAGCCCTGCCTCCAAGTCCAAAGTTTTCTGGCCTTGACCTGCTACTGGCTTTCAATGTTGGGATTGAAGTACAAGGCCGATTAATGCATTTCTCCAAGGAAGCCAATGACATACCAAAGAG ATTCCATCCCCCCTCAGTGGTAGGAACTTTGGGGAGTGCTGCTGCTGCATCCAAGATTTTAGGGCTCAGCATGACAAAGTGCCAAGAGGCCCTGGCTATTGCTGTGTCTCATGCTGGAGCACCCATGGCAAATGCTGCCACTCAGACCAAGCCTCTTCATATTGGCAATGCCGCCAGGCATGGGCTTGAGGCTGTTTTTCTGGCAATGCTGGGTCTCCAAGGAAACAAGCGAGTCTTGGATCTGGAGACAGGGTTTGGGGCCTTCTACACCAACTATTCCCCTAAAGTCCTTCCAAACCTGGATTCCCACACTTGGCTGCTGGACCAGCAGGATGTGGCCTTCAAGCGTTTCCCTGCACATTTGGCCACCCACTGGGTGGCAGACGCAGCTGTATCTGTGAGAAAGCACCTTGTAACAGACAGAGCTCTGCTTCCTGTTGACCACATTGAGAGAATTGTGCTCAGAATTCCAGAGGTCCAGTATGTAAATAGGCCCTTTCCAGACTCGGAGCATGAAGCCCGTCACTCCTTCCAGTATGTGGCCTGTACCACACTGCTGGATGGTGGCATCGCTGTGCCATCATTCTATGAACGCCAGATCCACAGGCCCCAGGTGAGGGAGTTGCTTGGTAAGGTGGAGCTGGAGCACCCTCAGGACAACCTGCCAAGCTTCAACACACTGTACTGTGAGATAAGTGTCACTCTCAAAGATGGAGCCACCTTCACAGAGCGCGCAGATACCTTCTACGGTCACTGGAGGAAGCCACTGAGTCAGGAGGACCTGCAGGAGAAGTTCAGAGCCAATGCCTCCAGGATGCTGTCCTGCGACACAGTTGAAAGACTTATAGAGAGAGTGGAAAGCCTGGAAGACCTAGAAGACTGTTCTGCATTAATCGCACTTCTGAAAGGCCCTTCCCCACCAAAGATGATGTCAAAATCCATCTAG